A DNA window from Janibacter sp. A1S7 contains the following coding sequences:
- a CDS encoding 2'-5' RNA ligase family protein, producing MAVHGVSIAVPEPWCDQLQQQREDVGDPMAHAIPPHITLMPPTEIAPSEMERFVRHLDEVAAHHGPFTIHLRGTGSFRPVSRVVFVQVSQGIPMCERLEQAVRRGPISRDLEFPYHPHVTIAHDIDEVGLDRAFDDLAGFDARFEVSRFHLYDHGSDGVWRPMVDFDLTGERLLPSP from the coding sequence ATGGCGGTGCACGGGGTCTCGATCGCGGTTCCCGAGCCGTGGTGCGACCAGCTGCAGCAACAGCGTGAGGACGTCGGGGACCCGATGGCCCACGCGATCCCACCGCACATCACCTTGATGCCGCCGACGGAAATCGCTCCGAGCGAGATGGAGCGATTCGTCCGGCACCTCGATGAGGTCGCGGCCCACCACGGACCCTTCACGATCCACCTGCGCGGCACCGGGAGCTTCCGGCCCGTCAGCCGCGTCGTCTTCGTGCAGGTCTCCCAAGGCATCCCGATGTGCGAGCGACTGGAGCAGGCCGTGCGCCGTGGCCCCATCTCACGGGACCTGGAGTTCCCCTACCACCCGCACGTGACGATCGCCCACGACATCGACGAGGTCGGACTCGACCGCGCCTTCGACGACCTCGCGGGCTTCGACGCGCGCTTCGAGGTCAGCCGATTCCACCTCTATGACCACGGCTCGGACGGCGTCTGGCGGCCCATGGTCGACTTCGACCTCACGGGTGAACGACTGCTGCCGTCCCCGTGA
- the trpS gene encoding tryptophan--tRNA ligase — protein sequence MPHMSTSNIPAAQRPRILSGMQPTSDSLHLGNYLGALVNWVGLQEDFDAYYFVADLHALTVPTDPADITRRSRVTAAQYIAAGVDPERSAIFCQSHVPEHTELMWVLACQMGFGEASRMTQFKDKTARGGNANVGLFTYPILMAADILIYDAARVPVGDDQRQHLEITRDLALRFNARFGDALVVPEPHIIKESARIMDLQDPTGKMSKSASSDKGLISLLDEPERIAKKIRSAVTDVDGEVRYDPEAKAGVSNLLSIHSALSGTSIADLEMQFSGRGYGDLKHEVADVVVTAVEPYQTRMAELMDDPAELDRILAKGASRAGEVAASTRDRVYDRVGLLPATRG from the coding sequence ATGCCGCACATGTCCACGTCGAACATCCCGGCCGCGCAGCGGCCCCGCATCCTCTCCGGGATGCAGCCCACCAGTGACTCCCTCCACCTCGGCAACTACCTGGGAGCGCTGGTCAACTGGGTGGGACTGCAGGAGGACTTCGACGCGTACTACTTCGTCGCCGACCTGCACGCGCTCACCGTGCCGACGGATCCGGCCGACATCACCCGGCGCAGCCGCGTCACGGCCGCGCAGTACATCGCCGCTGGTGTCGACCCGGAGCGCTCGGCGATCTTCTGCCAGAGCCACGTGCCCGAGCACACCGAGCTGATGTGGGTCCTCGCCTGCCAGATGGGCTTCGGTGAGGCCTCGCGGATGACGCAGTTCAAGGACAAGACGGCCAGGGGCGGCAACGCCAACGTCGGACTCTTCACCTACCCGATCCTCATGGCCGCCGACATCCTCATCTACGACGCGGCACGCGTACCGGTCGGTGACGATCAGCGCCAGCACCTGGAGATCACCCGCGACCTGGCCCTGCGGTTCAACGCCCGCTTCGGCGATGCGCTGGTCGTGCCCGAGCCGCACATCATCAAGGAGTCGGCGCGGATCATGGACCTGCAGGACCCGACCGGCAAGATGAGCAAGTCGGCTTCCTCCGACAAGGGGCTGATCTCCCTGCTCGACGAGCCCGAGCGGATCGCCAAGAAGATCCGCTCGGCCGTCACCGACGTCGACGGTGAGGTCCGCTACGACCCCGAGGCCAAGGCCGGCGTGTCCAACCTGCTCTCGATCCACTCGGCCCTGTCCGGGACGTCGATCGCCGACCTCGAGATGCAGTTCTCGGGCCGTGGCTACGGGGACCTGAAGCACGAGGTCGCCGACGTCGTCGTCACCGCGGTGGAGCCGTACCAGACTCGGATGGCCGAGCTGATGGACGATCCCGCCGAGCTCGACCGGATCCTGGCGAAGGGGGCCTCCCGCGCCGGCGAGGTCGCGGCCTCGACCCGTGACCGGGTCTACGACCGGGTCGGCCTGCTCCCCGCCACGCGAGGCTGA
- a CDS encoding sugar transferase — protein sequence MQIRIALTDFVLIVWAVFGSLIVRFGFDAGSDIAAGTDRFSLGYPTFSAALAVAWWLSLRLHGVYEAEILGRGATEYRLLMHATLRVFAAAALLAYAFKVEVARGYFLLALPAGLIGLFVARQVWRRWLGAERKAGGLNHDVLVVGEAGHALGLIEAFAKMPEAGYGVVGVCTSTTDADRVGGVPVVGSEHQAAQLAIELGVDVVACGAVHRLGPSGLRRLGWALEGSGVEILLSPGLTEIAGSRVITRPVSGLPLLHVQTPTFSGPTLIIKSTVDWLAALALVIALSPLMLVVAVLIKLQDGGPVFFRQQRVGQDGQPFQMTKLRSMRVDAEAQLEELKRQQLAERASTGVDGVHPSGTLPSPSAQETCTAPVDRGVLFKMERDPRITPVGRFIRRYSIDELPQLFDVLSGKMSLVGPRPPLPDEVSRYEHDVHRRLLVKPGLTGLWQVNGRSNLSWEESVRLDLYYVENWSVALDLLILWRTFSAVFGKDGAY from the coding sequence GTGCAGATCCGGATCGCCCTGACCGACTTCGTCCTGATCGTCTGGGCGGTCTTCGGATCCCTGATCGTGCGCTTCGGATTCGACGCCGGATCAGACATCGCAGCCGGCACCGACCGGTTCTCGCTCGGGTACCCGACCTTCAGTGCTGCGCTCGCCGTGGCCTGGTGGCTGTCCCTGCGACTGCACGGTGTCTACGAGGCAGAGATCCTCGGTCGTGGCGCAACCGAGTACCGCTTGCTGATGCATGCCACCCTGAGAGTCTTCGCCGCGGCGGCCCTGCTTGCGTACGCGTTCAAGGTGGAGGTGGCCCGCGGTTACTTCCTGCTGGCGCTCCCGGCCGGTCTGATCGGGCTCTTCGTGGCTCGTCAGGTCTGGCGACGGTGGTTGGGGGCGGAGCGGAAGGCCGGAGGGCTCAACCACGACGTCCTCGTCGTCGGGGAAGCGGGTCATGCCCTTGGTCTGATCGAGGCTTTTGCCAAGATGCCGGAAGCGGGTTACGGCGTCGTGGGGGTTTGCACCTCCACGACGGACGCAGATCGCGTGGGTGGTGTCCCCGTCGTCGGCAGCGAGCACCAGGCCGCACAGCTGGCCATCGAGCTCGGCGTCGATGTCGTCGCGTGCGGCGCTGTGCACCGGCTCGGCCCGTCCGGGCTGCGGCGCCTCGGTTGGGCTCTGGAGGGCAGCGGGGTCGAAATTCTGCTGTCCCCGGGTCTCACCGAGATCGCCGGGTCTCGGGTGATCACCCGACCCGTGTCCGGCCTTCCGCTCCTGCACGTCCAGACTCCGACGTTCTCGGGTCCGACACTCATCATCAAATCCACGGTGGACTGGCTCGCGGCTCTGGCGCTGGTGATCGCGCTGTCGCCACTGATGCTGGTCGTGGCCGTCCTCATCAAGCTTCAGGACGGGGGACCGGTCTTCTTCCGGCAGCAGCGGGTGGGGCAGGACGGGCAGCCGTTCCAGATGACCAAGCTGCGTTCCATGCGGGTCGACGCGGAGGCCCAGCTGGAGGAGCTGAAACGCCAACAGCTGGCGGAGCGCGCGTCCACTGGAGTCGATGGCGTGCATCCTTCCGGCACGCTCCCCTCACCCAGCGCTCAGGAGACCTGCACGGCACCGGTCGATCGAGGCGTCCTGTTCAAGATGGAACGTGATCCGCGGATCACCCCTGTCGGGCGCTTCATCCGTCGCTACTCGATCGATGAGCTACCCCAGCTGTTCGATGTGCTGAGCGGGAAGATGAGTCTCGTCGGCCCACGCCCGCCGCTGCCCGACGAGGTCTCCCGCTACGAGCACGACGTGCACCGTCGGCTTCTGGTCAAGCCGGGACTGACCGGGCTGTGGCAGGTCAACGGACGGAGCAACCTCTCCTGGGAGGAGTCCGTGCGGCTGGACCTGTACTACGTCGAGAACTGGTCGGTCGCCCTGGATCTGCTCATTCTCTGGCGGACCTTCTCCGCCGTGTTCGGCAAGGACGGCGCCTACTGA
- a CDS encoding NADP-dependent isocitrate dehydrogenase, with protein sequence MTAKIIWTKIDEAPALATYSLLPIVQAFTSGTGVELETSDISLAARILAQFPDRLTQDQRVPNNLAALGELTQSPEANIIKLPNISASVPQLKAAIAELRGQGYDLPDYPDSPSTDEEKEVAAAYANVLGSAVNPVLREGNSDRRAPQAVKNFTKKHPHRLGEWTADNKARVVSMAGGDFYGNEKSVVMPADDTLTITLTTTGGERVVLKDSLAVTKGEIVDGTFMSATALRAFYREQIEVARQEGLLLSLHLKATMMKVSDPIIFGHAVAAWLGSVVDTHAEALAEAGVDLRYGLASLYTQLETLPEEKAAAIRADIDALSTERPGLAMVDSGKGITNLHVPSDVIIDASMPVVIRDSGQMWNADDGQSETLAMIPDRSYGTMYAAVIEEHKKNGALDPATIGTVPNVGLMAQKAEEYGSHPTTFEIPQDGSVTVTNAAGETLMEHTVEKDDIWRMSRVKDIPVQDWVKLAVTRARATGAPAVFFLDEQRAHDARVIAKVNQYLGDHDTDGLDIRILPPQEAVVFCLEQIRAGKDAISVTGNVLRDYLTDLFPILELGTSAKMLSIVPLLNGGGLFETGAGGSAPKHVQQFLKENYLRWDSLGEFSALGASLEHLAQNFDNPKAQVLADTLDTAIATFLEENKSPARKLGQIDNRGSHFYLALYWAQALAAQDVDPELKERFTSVAERLAADEETIVGELIGAQGSPVDLDGYYKPDAEKASAAMRPSATFNAVLDSV encoded by the coding sequence ATGACCGCGAAGATCATCTGGACCAAGATCGACGAAGCGCCGGCCCTGGCCACCTACTCGCTGCTGCCGATCGTCCAGGCCTTCACCTCGGGCACCGGTGTGGAGCTCGAGACGAGCGACATCTCCCTCGCGGCTCGCATCCTCGCCCAGTTCCCCGACCGCCTCACCCAGGACCAGCGTGTGCCGAACAACCTCGCCGCGCTCGGTGAGCTGACGCAGTCGCCCGAGGCGAACATCATCAAGCTGCCCAACATCTCCGCGTCCGTTCCCCAGCTGAAGGCGGCCATCGCCGAGCTGCGGGGTCAGGGCTACGACCTGCCGGACTACCCGGACTCCCCCAGCACCGATGAGGAGAAGGAGGTGGCCGCCGCCTACGCCAACGTACTCGGTTCCGCGGTCAACCCCGTTCTGCGAGAGGGCAACTCCGACCGTCGCGCCCCCCAGGCCGTGAAGAACTTCACGAAGAAGCACCCGCACCGCCTCGGCGAGTGGACGGCCGACAACAAGGCCCGCGTCGTCTCGATGGCCGGAGGCGACTTCTACGGCAACGAGAAGTCGGTCGTCATGCCCGCGGACGACACCCTGACGATCACGCTCACCACCACCGGCGGCGAGAGGGTCGTCCTGAAGGACTCCCTCGCGGTGACGAAGGGCGAGATCGTCGACGGGACCTTCATGTCCGCGACGGCTCTGCGCGCCTTCTACCGGGAGCAGATCGAGGTTGCCCGTCAGGAGGGCCTGCTGCTCTCCCTGCACCTCAAGGCCACGATGATGAAGGTCTCCGACCCCATCATCTTCGGCCATGCCGTCGCGGCATGGCTCGGCTCGGTCGTCGACACCCACGCCGAGGCCCTCGCCGAGGCCGGCGTCGACCTGCGCTACGGTCTGGCCTCCCTCTACACCCAGCTGGAGACCCTCCCGGAGGAGAAGGCCGCCGCGATCCGCGCGGACATCGACGCGTTGTCGACGGAGCGCCCCGGCCTTGCCATGGTCGACTCCGGCAAGGGCATCACCAATCTGCACGTGCCCAGCGACGTGATCATCGACGCCTCGATGCCCGTCGTCATCCGCGACTCGGGCCAGATGTGGAACGCCGACGACGGCCAGTCCGAGACGCTCGCGATGATCCCCGACCGGTCCTACGGAACGATGTACGCCGCTGTCATCGAGGAGCACAAGAAGAACGGCGCCCTCGACCCCGCGACGATCGGCACCGTGCCCAACGTCGGGCTCATGGCACAGAAGGCCGAGGAGTACGGCTCGCACCCGACGACCTTCGAGATCCCGCAGGACGGCAGTGTCACGGTGACCAATGCCGCCGGTGAGACCCTCATGGAGCACACCGTCGAGAAGGACGACATCTGGCGGATGAGCCGGGTGAAGGACATCCCCGTCCAGGACTGGGTCAAGCTCGCCGTCACGCGGGCCCGCGCCACCGGCGCGCCGGCCGTCTTCTTCCTCGACGAGCAGCGCGCCCACGACGCCCGGGTCATCGCCAAGGTCAACCAGTACCTCGGCGACCACGACACCGACGGCCTGGACATCCGCATCCTGCCGCCGCAGGAGGCCGTCGTCTTCTGCCTCGAGCAGATCCGCGCCGGCAAGGACGCCATCTCCGTCACCGGCAACGTCCTGCGCGATTACCTCACCGACCTCTTCCCGATCCTCGAGCTCGGCACGAGCGCGAAGATGCTGTCGATCGTCCCCCTGCTCAACGGCGGCGGTCTCTTCGAGACAGGTGCCGGTGGCTCCGCACCGAAGCACGTCCAGCAGTTCCTCAAGGAGAACTACCTGCGCTGGGACTCGCTCGGCGAGTTCTCCGCGCTGGGCGCCTCGCTGGAGCACCTGGCGCAGAACTTCGACAACCCGAAGGCCCAGGTCCTCGCGGACACCCTCGACACGGCGATCGCGACCTTCCTCGAGGAGAACAAGTCCCCGGCCCGCAAGCTCGGCCAGATCGACAACCGCGGCAGCCACTTCTACCTCGCCCTCTACTGGGCGCAGGCGCTGGCCGCCCAGGACGTCGACCCCGAGCTGAAGGAGCGGTTCACCTCGGTCGCCGAGCGCCTTGCGGCCGACGAGGAGACGATCGTCGGTGAGCTCATCGGCGCCCAGGGTTCGCCGGTCGACCTCGACGGGTACTACAAGCCCGACGCCGAGAAGGCCTCGGCCGCGATGCGTCCGAGCGCCACCTTCAACGCGGTGCTCGACTCCGTGTGA
- the aqpZ gene encoding aquaporin Z gives MPHDLPHRLGAEFLGTFWLVFGGCGSAIFAAQHLSDGQDTGLGIGFVGVALAFGLTVLTMVYAVGHVSGGHFNPAVTLGLAAGRRFEWKDVPAYICTQVVAGLVAGGVLYVIANGKAGFDASAGFAANGYAEHSPGGYTLAAVLIAEVLLTAFFLYIILGATDDRAPVGFAPLAIGLGLTLIHLISIPISNTSVNPARSTGVAFFQDGAAGQLWVFWLAPIVGALIAGVTYAAITGVDRQHLDVDGTAV, from the coding sequence GTGCCCCACGACCTGCCCCACCGTCTCGGCGCCGAGTTCCTCGGCACCTTCTGGCTGGTCTTCGGCGGCTGCGGCAGCGCGATCTTCGCCGCTCAGCACCTGAGCGACGGCCAGGACACCGGGCTCGGCATCGGCTTCGTGGGCGTCGCTCTCGCTTTCGGTCTGACCGTCCTGACCATGGTCTACGCCGTCGGCCACGTCTCGGGAGGCCACTTCAACCCCGCCGTCACGCTCGGCCTGGCCGCGGGTCGTCGCTTCGAGTGGAAGGACGTGCCGGCCTACATCTGCACCCAGGTCGTCGCTGGACTCGTCGCCGGTGGCGTGCTGTATGTCATCGCCAACGGCAAGGCCGGATTCGACGCATCCGCGGGCTTCGCGGCCAACGGTTACGCCGAGCACTCCCCGGGGGGCTACACCCTCGCCGCGGTCCTCATCGCCGAGGTTCTGCTCACCGCCTTCTTCCTGTACATCATCCTCGGCGCCACCGATGACCGCGCCCCGGTGGGCTTCGCCCCGCTCGCCATCGGCTTGGGCCTGACGCTCATCCACCTCATCTCCATCCCGATCAGCAACACCTCGGTCAACCCGGCCCGCTCGACGGGCGTCGCCTTCTTCCAGGACGGCGCCGCGGGCCAGTTGTGGGTCTTCTGGTTGGCTCCGATCGTCGGCGCACTCATCGCGGGTGTCACCTACGCTGCGATCACCGGCGTGGACCGACAGCACCTCGACGTGGACGGTACCGCCGTCTGA
- a CDS encoding molybdopterin-dependent oxidoreductase, giving the protein MNVRRITAAMCGILATALGGAAAHLVAALVSAPSSPVLAVGSTVIDGTPTPVKEWAVGTFGTADKPILIGSVIAVTLLLAAVAGVLRLRSRAAAVAVLVLLTVLAGAAAVLRPQAGSFAWLPAIVAAVVGVACLEWLVSRTRLLRPDPDVPGEPTRRGVLALGGAGVGAVALGAGGQALARRRAPVTISLPTAADPLPPLAKGVDVGKAGISPFVTPVKDFYRIDTALLVPKVDPGTWSLTIDGDVPDPFTIDLDELLAMPAVERDITLNCVSNPVGGPYVGNARWLGVLTRELFARAGIDADPRDPDLQVLSTSTDGMTISTPLSALLDDRDALVAVGMNGAPLAAERGFPARLLTPRLYGFVGATKWLTRMTVTRYDEQPAYWTERGWATDGTVKTQSRIDTPAPLARLDPGRTTIGGVAWAQGRGIAKVEVRVDDGPWQRATLGVEADIDCWRQWFLPWDATDGRHDLTVRATDGTGEIQTTTMANPFPAGASGLHSIAVTVG; this is encoded by the coding sequence ATGAACGTCCGTAGGATCACCGCCGCCATGTGCGGGATCCTCGCGACCGCGCTCGGAGGCGCCGCGGCGCACCTGGTCGCGGCACTCGTCTCGGCGCCGTCATCACCCGTCCTCGCGGTCGGCAGCACCGTCATCGACGGCACCCCGACACCCGTGAAGGAGTGGGCGGTGGGGACCTTCGGCACGGCGGACAAGCCGATCCTCATCGGGTCGGTCATCGCCGTCACCCTCCTGCTGGCCGCGGTCGCCGGGGTCCTGCGACTGCGTTCCCGGGCCGCTGCGGTCGCCGTCCTGGTGCTGCTCACCGTCCTCGCCGGTGCCGCCGCGGTGCTGCGTCCGCAGGCCGGCTCCTTCGCCTGGCTGCCGGCCATCGTGGCGGCCGTCGTCGGCGTCGCCTGCCTGGAGTGGCTCGTCTCCCGGACCCGGTTGCTGCGCCCGGACCCCGACGTGCCGGGCGAGCCGACCCGACGCGGCGTCCTCGCACTCGGTGGCGCCGGCGTCGGCGCCGTCGCCCTCGGCGCCGGCGGTCAGGCACTCGCCCGCCGTCGCGCACCGGTCACGATCTCCCTGCCCACGGCTGCCGACCCGCTGCCACCACTGGCGAAGGGGGTCGATGTCGGCAAGGCAGGCATCTCCCCCTTCGTCACCCCCGTCAAGGACTTCTACCGGATCGACACCGCTCTGCTCGTACCCAAGGTCGATCCGGGCACCTGGTCGTTGACCATCGACGGTGACGTGCCGGACCCCTTCACGATCGACCTCGACGAGCTGCTCGCGATGCCCGCGGTCGAGCGGGACATCACCCTCAACTGCGTCTCCAACCCCGTCGGGGGCCCCTACGTCGGCAATGCCCGCTGGCTCGGGGTCCTCACCCGCGAGCTCTTCGCCCGGGCCGGCATCGACGCCGACCCACGCGACCCTGACCTGCAGGTGCTGTCCACCTCGACGGACGGGATGACGATCTCCACGCCGCTGTCCGCCCTGCTCGACGACCGGGACGCCCTCGTCGCGGTGGGCATGAACGGCGCTCCCCTGGCTGCCGAGCGAGGTTTCCCCGCCCGGCTCCTCACACCCCGGCTGTACGGCTTCGTCGGTGCCACCAAGTGGCTGACCCGGATGACCGTGACCCGCTACGACGAGCAACCCGCGTACTGGACGGAGCGGGGGTGGGCCACCGACGGCACCGTCAAGACCCAGTCGCGGATCGACACCCCCGCCCCCCTGGCCCGTCTGGATCCCGGACGCACGACCATCGGCGGCGTCGCCTGGGCCCAGGGCCGTGGGATCGCGAAGGTCGAGGTGCGTGTGGACGACGGACCGTGGCAGCGGGCCACCCTGGGCGTCGAGGCCGACATCGACTGCTGGCGACAGTGGTTCCTGCCCTGGGATGCCACCGACGGCCGCCATGATCTCACCGTGCGCGCGACGGACGGTACCGGCGAGATTCAGACGACCACGATGGCCAACCCCTTCCCCGCAGGCGCCTCGGGACTGCATTCGATCGCGGTCACCGTCGGTTGA
- a CDS encoding fasciclin domain-containing protein, whose protein sequence is MNRRTTTRLAATFAAVALPFALTACGSDADSSGGSSASESTSGSSESMSGDDAMTASAPFGDGCAAVPEDGKGSFDGMAEDPVATAAGNNPALSTLVGAVKKAELASTLNSAEDITVFAPTNDAFDAMDPATLDKAMNDPKGLLSTVLTHHVVEGRLAPEDLAGTHSTLAGDEVTVEGSDEDFTVGEAQVVCGNVQTANATVYIIDGVLMPTAK, encoded by the coding sequence ATGAACCGCAGGACCACCACGCGCCTGGCTGCGACGTTCGCCGCAGTCGCCCTGCCCTTCGCCCTGACCGCCTGCGGTTCGGACGCGGACTCCAGCGGCGGCAGCAGTGCCTCCGAGTCCACCTCCGGGAGCTCGGAGAGCATGTCGGGCGACGACGCCATGACAGCATCCGCCCCCTTCGGTGACGGCTGCGCCGCCGTACCCGAGGACGGCAAGGGCTCCTTCGACGGCATGGCCGAGGACCCGGTGGCCACCGCCGCCGGCAACAACCCGGCGCTGAGCACCCTGGTCGGCGCGGTGAAGAAGGCCGAGCTCGCCTCGACGCTCAACTCCGCCGAGGACATCACCGTCTTCGCGCCGACCAACGACGCCTTCGATGCCATGGACCCGGCCACGCTCGACAAGGCCATGAACGACCCGAAGGGCCTGCTCTCCACGGTGCTGACCCACCACGTCGTCGAGGGTCGCCTCGCGCCGGAGGACCTGGCCGGCACCCACTCGACGCTCGCCGGCGACGAGGTCACCGTCGAGGGGTCGGACGAGGACTTCACCGTCGGTGAGGCGCAGGTCGTCTGCGGCAACGTGCAGACCGCCAACGCGACGGTCTACATCATCGACGGCGTGCTGATGCCCACCGCGAAGTGA
- the sigK gene encoding ECF RNA polymerase sigma factor SigK, producing the protein MGSVTPFPSKNTGDGASGAASRSTTASGVTESDRLAATLRATARGDDAAFARVYDDTSARVHGLVLRVLRNPAQAEEVTQEVYLEVWRRASSFDPAKGSPYAWLLTLAHRRAVDRVRSSQSATARDETWEARTRDIHYDTTAEKATERLEAHRVRAALHELTDAQRQAVSLAYLGGYTHREVASLLDLPLGTAKTRIRDGLIRLRDQLGVTS; encoded by the coding sequence ATGGGTTCCGTGACCCCTTTCCCCAGCAAGAACACCGGCGACGGCGCCAGCGGCGCCGCCTCCCGAAGTACGACGGCGTCAGGGGTCACGGAATCCGACCGGCTCGCGGCCACGCTCCGAGCCACGGCCAGGGGGGACGATGCCGCCTTCGCCCGTGTCTACGACGACACGTCCGCAAGGGTCCACGGCCTCGTGCTGCGGGTGCTGCGCAACCCGGCCCAGGCCGAGGAGGTCACCCAGGAGGTGTACCTCGAGGTCTGGCGTCGCGCCAGCTCCTTCGACCCGGCGAAGGGCTCTCCCTACGCCTGGTTGCTGACCCTGGCCCACCGACGGGCCGTCGACCGGGTCCGCAGCAGTCAGTCGGCCACCGCGCGGGACGAGACCTGGGAAGCGCGCACCCGCGACATCCACTACGACACGACAGCCGAGAAGGCGACCGAGAGACTGGAGGCCCACCGCGTGCGCGCAGCCCTCCACGAGCTCACGGACGCACAGCGGCAGGCCGTGAGCCTGGCCTACCTCGGTGGGTACACCCACCGCGAGGTGGCCAGCCTGCTCGATCTGCCCCTCGGCACCGCCAAGACCCGCATCCGCGACGGGTTGATCCGCCTACGAGACCAGTTGGGAGTGACCTCATGA
- a CDS encoding anti-sigma factor — MSEDLHSLSGAYVLNSLTEQERADFEMHLRRCPTCRDEIDSLREVVPLLAETVASEPPPSLRENILAQAARTRQDPPDSVQQAEVPPARVREHPAHGRVIPLRRRRWAAGLAAAAALVVGGGVTWQVVEQTTTGVTEQVASAPDARSWQAETTSGATIVVTRSEQMGEAVLRVKGLDDPGEGHAYQAWLQNEEGNMVPAGVMSGTDGEMVLKGDVKQAKGVGLTVEPAGGSEQPTTDPVALVVLS; from the coding sequence ATGAGTGAGGATCTGCACAGCCTCTCCGGCGCCTACGTGCTCAACTCCCTCACCGAGCAGGAGCGTGCCGACTTCGAGATGCACCTGCGCCGCTGCCCGACCTGCCGGGACGAGATCGACTCGCTTCGCGAGGTGGTCCCCCTGCTCGCCGAGACCGTCGCGAGCGAGCCGCCCCCCTCGTTGCGGGAGAACATCCTCGCGCAAGCGGCCCGGACACGGCAGGACCCACCGGACTCCGTCCAGCAGGCAGAGGTGCCGCCCGCCCGCGTCCGCGAGCACCCTGCGCACGGCCGGGTGATCCCCCTTCGTCGTCGTCGGTGGGCGGCCGGCCTCGCCGCCGCAGCAGCCCTCGTCGTCGGCGGCGGCGTCACCTGGCAGGTCGTCGAGCAGACGACCACCGGCGTCACCGAGCAGGTCGCCTCGGCGCCGGACGCCCGCAGCTGGCAGGCCGAGACCACCAGCGGCGCCACGATCGTCGTCACCCGCAGTGAGCAGATGGGCGAGGCGGTGCTTCGTGTCAAGGGCCTGGACGACCCCGGCGAGGGTCACGCGTACCAGGCCTGGCTGCAGAACGAGGAGGGCAACATGGTCCCGGCCGGAGTGATGAGCGGGACCGACGGCGAGATGGTCCTCAAGGGTGACGTCAAGCAGGCGAAGGGGGTCGGTCTGACCGTCGAGCCGGCCGGTGGCTCGGAGCAGCCGACGACCGACCCGGTCGCCCTGGTCGTCCTGTCCTAG
- a CDS encoding malate dehydrogenase — translation MSTTPVKVAVTGAAGQIGYSLLFRIASGSLFGPDTPVELRLLEITPALKSLEGVVMELDDCAFPTLAGVEIGDDPEKVFDGVNHALLVGARPRGPGMERGDLLEANGGIFAPQGAALNKVAADDVHVTITGNPANTNALIAMNNAPDIPNEQFSALTRLDHNRAISQLSSKLDVPVTDITKMTIWGNHSATQYPDLFHAEVGGKNAAEAVGDQDWLENTFIPTVAKRGAAIIEARGASSAASAASATVDHARDWALGTPEGNWVSMSVCSDGSYGVPEGLISSFPVTVKDGRWEIVQGLQIDDFSRGRIDATVAELAEERDAVTKLGLISG, via the coding sequence GTGAGCACCACTCCCGTCAAGGTCGCCGTCACCGGCGCCGCCGGCCAGATCGGCTACAGCCTCCTCTTCCGCATCGCCAGCGGATCCCTCTTCGGTCCCGACACGCCCGTCGAGCTGCGCCTGCTCGAGATCACGCCCGCGCTGAAGTCGCTCGAGGGTGTCGTCATGGAGCTCGACGACTGCGCCTTCCCGACGCTTGCCGGCGTGGAGATCGGCGACGACCCGGAGAAGGTCTTCGACGGCGTCAACCACGCCCTGCTCGTCGGTGCCCGCCCCCGCGGCCCCGGCATGGAGCGCGGCGACCTGCTCGAGGCCAACGGCGGCATCTTCGCCCCGCAGGGCGCTGCGCTGAACAAGGTCGCGGCCGACGACGTCCACGTGACGATCACCGGCAACCCGGCCAACACCAACGCGCTCATCGCGATGAACAACGCTCCGGACATCCCCAACGAGCAGTTCTCCGCGCTCACCCGCCTCGACCACAATCGCGCCATCAGTCAGCTGTCCTCGAAGCTGGACGTGCCGGTCACCGACATCACGAAGATGACCATCTGGGGCAACCACTCCGCGACCCAGTACCCGGACCTCTTCCACGCCGAGGTCGGTGGCAAGAACGCCGCCGAGGCCGTCGGCGACCAGGACTGGCTGGAGAACACCTTCATCCCGACCGTCGCCAAGCGCGGCGCGGCGATCATCGAGGCCCGGGGTGCCTCCTCGGCGGCCTCGGCCGCCTCCGCGACCGTCGACCACGCGCGCGACTGGGCGCTGGGCACCCCCGAGGGCAACTGGGTGTCGATGTCGGTCTGCTCCGACGGCTCCTACGGCGTGCCGGAGGGCCTGATCTCCTCCTTCCCGGTCACCGTCAAGGACGGCAGGTGGGAGATCGTCCAGGGCCTGCAGATCGACGACTTCAGCCGCGGCCGGATCGACGCCACCGTGGCCGAGCTCGCCGAGGAGCGCGACGCCGTGACCAAGCTCGGTCTCATCTCGGGCTGA